From Vitis vinifera cultivar Pinot Noir 40024 chromosome 14, ASM3070453v1, a single genomic window includes:
- the LOC100250859 gene encoding aminoaldehyde dehydrogenase 2, peroxisomal isoform X2: MQILERKIELAKLEVVDCGKPIDEAISDMVSVAGCFKYYAELAEALDAKQRIPISIPMESFKTHVLKEPIGVVALITPWNYPLLMAAWKVAPALAAGCTAILKPSELASVTCLELAEVCRDVALPPGVLNILTGLGPEAGAPLASHPHVDKIAFTGSTATGIKIMTTAAQTIKPISLELGGKSPILVFEDVDLDNAIEWTLYGCFPNNGQICSATSRLLVHENIAAKFVEKLIQWSKSIKISDPLEEGCRLGAIVSEGQYEKILNFISTAKSEGATILYGGVRPQHLKKGFFIEPTIITDVSTSMQIWREEVFGPVLCVKTFATEEEATQLANDTHYGLGAAVVSNDLERCERLTKVLQAGVVWVNCSQPCFDQAPWGGIKHSGIGRELGEWGLENYLTVKQVTQYTSDKQWGWYSPP, encoded by the exons ATGCAGATATTGGAGAGGAAGATTGAACTGGCCAAATTAGAAGTTGTTGACTGTGGAAAGCCAATTGATGAAGCAATATCTGATATG GTTTCTGTTGCTGGGTGTTTCAAGTATTATGCAGAACTTGCAGAAGCTTTAGATGCAAAGCAAAGGATTCCTATCTCTATTCCTATGGAATCATTTAAGACTCATGTTCTTAAAGAGCCAATTGGAGTTGTTGCGCTGATCACTCCTTG GAACTACCCTCTTTTGATGGCTGCATGGAAAGTTGCTCCTGCTCTGGCTGCTGGCTGTACTGCTATACTGAAGCCATCTGAATTGGCATCTGT GACTTGTTTGGAGTTAGCTGAAGTTTGTAGAGATGTGGCTCTTCCTCCTGGCGTGCTAAACATTTTGACTGGATTAGGCCCAGAAGCCGGTGCTCCTCTGGCATCTCATCCTCATGTTGATAAG ATTGCATTTACTGGAAGCACTGCAACAGGAATCAAAATCATGACAACTGCAGCTCAAACGATCAAG CCTATTTCACTAGAGCTTGGTGGAAAGAGTCCAATTCTTGTGTTTGAGGATGTAGATCTTGATAACG CCATAGAATGGACTCTTTATGGTTGCTTTCCAAATAATGGTCAAATCTGCAGTGCAACTTCCCGGCTTCTTGTTCAT GAAAATATTGCAGCAAAATTCGTGGAAAAACTCATTCAATGGAGTAAAAGCATCAAAATTTCAGATCCACTGGAAGAAGGTTGCAGGCTTGGCGCTATTGTTAGTGAAGGACAG TATGAGAAGATACTGAATTTTATTTCAACCGCTAAGAGTGAAGGTGCTACCATTCTGTATGGAGGAGTCCGCCCTCAG CATTTGAAGAAAGGATTCTTTATTGAACCGACCATCATAACAGATGTTAGTACCTCCATGCAAATTTGGAGGGAGGAGGTTTTTGGACCTGTTTTATGTGTCAAAACATTTGCCACTGAAGAAGAAGCCACTCAACTAGCCAATGATACTCA TTACGGGTTGGGAGCTGCTGTGGTTTCCAATGATCTAGAAAGGTGTGAGCGCTTGACCAAG GTTCTTCAGGCAGGGGTTGTATGGGTGAACTGCTCTCAACCCTGCTTTGATCAAGCTCCTTGGGGAGGCATTAAGCATAGCGGTATTGGGCGTGAATTAGGGGAATG GGGCCTTGAAAACTACTTGACTGTAAAGCAAGTCACACAGTACACCTCTGATAAGCAATGGGGTTGGTATTCTCCTCCATAA
- the LOC100255999 gene encoding uncharacterized protein LOC100255999: MQSSEEKVVAVIMVGGPTKGTRFRPLSFNTLKPLFPLAGQPMVHHPISACKRIPNLAQIFLVGFYEERELALYVSSVSNELKVPIRYLKEDKPHGSAGGLYYFRDVIMEDAPSHIFLLNCDVCCTFPLPDMLVEHRRNGGMGTVLVIKVSAESANQFGELVADPTTNELLHYIEKPETFVSDLINCGVYVFTPDIFTAIQGVSTHREDRASLRRVSSFEALQSATRTHPTDFVRLDQDILSPLAGKKQLYTYETTDFWEQIKTPGMSLKCSSLYLAQFRYTSPHLLASGDGTKSATIVGDVYIHPSAKVHPTAKIGPNVSISANVRIGAGVRLSDCIILDDVEIKENAVVMHAIVGWKSFIGKWSRVQAEGDYNAKLGIAIIGESVTVEDEVVVINSIVLPNKTLNDSVQEEIIL, encoded by the exons ATGCAGAGTTCGGAGGAGAAGGTGGTCGCTGTGATCATGGTGGGTGGCCCCACCAAAG gGACTCGATTTAGGCCTCTTTCCTTCAATACGCTGAAGCCTCTGTTTCCGCTGGCTGGGCAGCCAATGGTTCACCATCCAATTTCCGCTTGTAAAAGg ATACCCAATTTGGCACAAATATTTCTAGTTGGGTTCTATGAGGAACGGGAATTGGCATTATATGTTTCTTCAGTCTCTAATGAGCTCAAAGTGCCAATCAG ATACTTGAAAGAGGACAAGCCCCATGGTTCGGCTGGTGGACTTTATTACTTCAGAGATGTAATCATGGAAGATGCCCCG TCACATATCTTTCTGCTGAACTGTGATGTTTGCTGCACTTTTCCACTTCCGGATATGCTAG TGGAACATAGAAGGAATGGTGGGATGGGAACAGTGTTAGTAATCAAG GTTTCTGCTGAATCAGCCAACCAGTTTGGCGAGTTGGTTGCTGATCCAACCACAAATGAATTGTTGCATTACATAGAGAAACCTGAAACTTTT GTAAGTGATTTAATAAACTGTGGTGTCTATGTCTTTACCCCAGATATTTTTACTGCCATCCAGGGTGTCTCCACTCACCGGGAAGACAGAG CTAGTCTACGCCGTGTGTCTAGCTTTGAAGCTCTCCAATCAGCAACAAG GACCCATCCTACAGATTTTGTTAGATTAGATCAAGATATCTTGTCACCTCTTGCTGGAAAGAAGCAATTGTATACATATGAGACCACGGACTTCTGGGAACAGATTAAGACTCCAGG GATGTCTTTGAAATGTTCTTCTTTATATCTTGCCCAATTTCGATACACCAGTCCCCATCTTCTGGCCAGCGGAGATGGTACTAAGAGTGCTACAATTGTTGGTGATGTTTATATTCATCCATCAGCAAAAGTGCACCCAACTGCAAAG ATTGGTCCCAATGTCTCTATTTCAGCAAACGTTCGTATAGGAGCAGGTGTAAGACTTTCAGATTGCATCATTTTAGATGATGTTGAAATCAAG GAAAATGCTGTCGTTATGCATGCTATTGTTGGATGGAAGTCATTTATTGGGAAATGGTCACGTGTCCAG GCTGAAGGCGACTACAATGCAAAGCTTGGAATTGCCATAATTG GAGAGTCTGTAACTGTCGAAGATGAAGTGGTTGTGATCAACAGCATTGTTCTcccaaacaaaaccctaaatgACAGCGTCCAAGAGGAGATCATTCTGTAG
- the LOC100250859 gene encoding aminoaldehyde dehydrogenase ALDH10A8, chloroplastic isoform X1 encodes MMAVPIPSRQLFIDGEWREPLLKKRIPIINPATQEIIGDIPAATAEDVDIAVEAARRAFSKPDSWASTSGSFRAKFLRAIADKILERKIELAKLEVVDCGKPIDEAISDMVSVAGCFKYYAELAEALDAKQRIPISIPMESFKTHVLKEPIGVVALITPWNYPLLMAAWKVAPALAAGCTAILKPSELASVTCLELAEVCRDVALPPGVLNILTGLGPEAGAPLASHPHVDKIAFTGSTATGIKIMTTAAQTIKPISLELGGKSPILVFEDVDLDNAIEWTLYGCFPNNGQICSATSRLLVHENIAAKFVEKLIQWSKSIKISDPLEEGCRLGAIVSEGQYEKILNFISTAKSEGATILYGGVRPQHLKKGFFIEPTIITDVSTSMQIWREEVFGPVLCVKTFATEEEATQLANDTHYGLGAAVVSNDLERCERLTKVLQAGVVWVNCSQPCFDQAPWGGIKHSGIGRELGEWGLENYLTVKQVTQYTSDKQWGWYSPP; translated from the exons ATGATGGCAGTCCCAATCCCATCCCGTCAACTCTTCATCGACGGAGAGTGGAGAGAGCCACTCTTGAAAAAGAGAATTCCGATCATCAACCCTGCCACGCAAGAAATCATTG GTGACATCCCTGCAGCTACCGCTGAAGATGTGGATATTGCAGTTGAAGCTGCCCGCAGAGCTTTCTCTAAGCCTGATTCTTGGGCCTCTACTTCTGGTTCTTTTCGTGCCAAGTTCTTGCGGGCCATCGCCGATAAG ATATTGGAGAGGAAGATTGAACTGGCCAAATTAGAAGTTGTTGACTGTGGAAAGCCAATTGATGAAGCAATATCTGATATG GTTTCTGTTGCTGGGTGTTTCAAGTATTATGCAGAACTTGCAGAAGCTTTAGATGCAAAGCAAAGGATTCCTATCTCTATTCCTATGGAATCATTTAAGACTCATGTTCTTAAAGAGCCAATTGGAGTTGTTGCGCTGATCACTCCTTG GAACTACCCTCTTTTGATGGCTGCATGGAAAGTTGCTCCTGCTCTGGCTGCTGGCTGTACTGCTATACTGAAGCCATCTGAATTGGCATCTGT GACTTGTTTGGAGTTAGCTGAAGTTTGTAGAGATGTGGCTCTTCCTCCTGGCGTGCTAAACATTTTGACTGGATTAGGCCCAGAAGCCGGTGCTCCTCTGGCATCTCATCCTCATGTTGATAAG ATTGCATTTACTGGAAGCACTGCAACAGGAATCAAAATCATGACAACTGCAGCTCAAACGATCAAG CCTATTTCACTAGAGCTTGGTGGAAAGAGTCCAATTCTTGTGTTTGAGGATGTAGATCTTGATAACG CCATAGAATGGACTCTTTATGGTTGCTTTCCAAATAATGGTCAAATCTGCAGTGCAACTTCCCGGCTTCTTGTTCAT GAAAATATTGCAGCAAAATTCGTGGAAAAACTCATTCAATGGAGTAAAAGCATCAAAATTTCAGATCCACTGGAAGAAGGTTGCAGGCTTGGCGCTATTGTTAGTGAAGGACAG TATGAGAAGATACTGAATTTTATTTCAACCGCTAAGAGTGAAGGTGCTACCATTCTGTATGGAGGAGTCCGCCCTCAG CATTTGAAGAAAGGATTCTTTATTGAACCGACCATCATAACAGATGTTAGTACCTCCATGCAAATTTGGAGGGAGGAGGTTTTTGGACCTGTTTTATGTGTCAAAACATTTGCCACTGAAGAAGAAGCCACTCAACTAGCCAATGATACTCA TTACGGGTTGGGAGCTGCTGTGGTTTCCAATGATCTAGAAAGGTGTGAGCGCTTGACCAAG GTTCTTCAGGCAGGGGTTGTATGGGTGAACTGCTCTCAACCCTGCTTTGATCAAGCTCCTTGGGGAGGCATTAAGCATAGCGGTATTGGGCGTGAATTAGGGGAATG GGGCCTTGAAAACTACTTGACTGTAAAGCAAGTCACACAGTACACCTCTGATAAGCAATGGGGTTGGTATTCTCCTCCATAA
- the LOC100249128 gene encoding protein transport protein SEC13 homolog B, translating to MPSQKIETGHQDTVHDVAMDYYGKRVATASSDTTIKIIGVSNNASQHLATLIGHQGPVWQVVWAHPKFGSILASCSYDGRVIIWKEGNQNEWTQAHVFSDHKSSVNSIAWAPHELGLCLACGSSDGNISVFTARSDGTWDTTKIDQAHPVGVTSVSWAPSMAPGALVGSGLLDPVQKLVSGGCDNTVKVWKLYNGNWKMDCFPALQMHTDWVRDVAWAPNLGLPKSTIASASQDGTVVIWTVAKEGDQWEGKVLKDFKTPVWRVSWSLTGNLLAVADGNNNVTLWKEAVDGEWQQVTTVDP from the coding sequence ATGCCTTCACAGAAGATCGAAACAGGTCACCAGGACACAGTCCATGATGTTGCCATGGATTACTATGGAAAGAGAGTGGCAACAGCTTCATCTGATACCACCATTAAGATAATCGGTGTTAGCAATAATGCTTCACAACACCTTGCTACTTTGATTGGTCATCAAGGCCCTGTTTGGCAGGTTGTTTGGGCACACCCCAAGTTTGGATCAATCCTTGCTTCTTGTTCCTATGATGGCCGAGTGATAATCTGGAAGGAAGGAAATCAAAATGAGTGGACACAAGCTCATGTTTTCAGTGATCATAAATCATCTGTCAACTCCATTGCTTGGGCACCTCATGAACTTGGCCTCTGCTTGGCTTGTGGGTCCTCTGATGGGAATATCTCTGTCTTCACTGCTAGGTCTGATGGCACTTGGGACACCACAAAGATAGATCAAGCTCACCCTGTTGGAGTAACCTCAGTTTCATGGGCCCCATCAATGGCTCCTGGTGCTCTGGTTGGATCTGGTCTGCTGGATCCTGTTCAGAAGCTGGTTTCTGGTGGCTGTGATAATACTGTGAAGGTGTGGAAGCTATACAACGGGAATTGGAAGATGGACTGTTTCCCTGCTCTTCAGATGCATACAGATTGGGTAAGGGATGTGGCTTGGGCACCCAATTTGGGGCTTCCAAAGTCCACAATTGCAAGTGCTTCACAGGATGGAACAGTTGTAATATGGACTGTGGCCAAGGAAGGTGATCAATGGGAGGGTAAAgttttgaaggatttcaagACCCCAGTTTGGAGGGTCTCATGGTCGCTGACTGGAAACCTATTGGCTGTGGCTGATGGAAACAATAATGTGACATTATGGAAAGAAGCAGTTGATGGTGAGTGGCAACAGGTTACTACAGTGGACCCATAG
- the LOC100243903 gene encoding alpha-mannosidase 2 — MAFSSRRGGWAHSLLPSSNSKSKLPRKARKRTFLKDFFLANFFTIGLSLSLIFLLFITFRYGVPKPLAFKSSNSRLPKLRKQGPRKPISPEVAGSGAAVDITTKDLYDKIEFLDKDGGPWKQGWVVNYKGNEWDSEKLKIFVVPHSHNDPGWKLTVEEYYDRQSRHILDTIVETLSKDARRKFIWEEMSYLERWWRDASDTRKEAFTNLVKNGQLEIVGGGWVMNDEANSHYFAIIEQITEGNMWLNDTIGVVPKNSWAIDPFGYSPTMAYLLRRMGFENMLIQRTHYELKKELSWHKNLEYIWRQSWDAEESTDIFVHMMPFYSYDVPHTCGPEPAICCQFDFARMRGFMYELCPWGQHPVETNQENVQERALKLLDQYKKKSTLYRTNTLLVPLGDDFRYISIDEAEAQFRNYQLLFDYINSNPSLNAEAKFGTLEDYFHTLREEADRINYSRPGEIGSGQVGGFPSLSGDFFTYADRQHDYWSGYYVSRPFFKAVDRVLEQTLRATEMLIALLLGHCHRAQCERLPTGFAYKLTAARRNLALFQHHDGVTGTAKDHVVEDYGTRMHTSLQDLQIFMSKAIEVLLGIRHEKSDQTTAQFEPAQLRSKYDIQPTHRAISPPEGSAQSVVFFNPLEQTRNEVVMVVVNRPDVTVLASNWTCVKSQVSPEWQHDKSKIFTGRHRVHWKASVPAMGLETYYIAVGYVGCEKAKQAKLKFATKSNHLPCPAPYACSKLEGDTAEIQNRHQTLTFDVKLGLLQKISHKDGSQSVVGEDISMYSSWGSGAYLFKPTGDAQPIIKSGGQMVISEGPLMQEVFSYPKTTVEKTPISHSTRIYNGEKNSIQEFVVEKEYHVELIGQDFNDKELIVRYKTDIDNKRIFYSDLNGFQMSRRETYDKIPLQGNYYPMPSLAFMQGSNGQRFSVHTRQSLGAASLKNGWLEIMLDRRLLRDDERGLGQGVMDNRPMNVVFHILVESNISSTSNPVSNPLPLDPSLLSHSVGAHLNYPLHAFIAKKPQETAVQQPSRSFSPLTASLPCDLHVVTFKVPRPSKYPLQPPEDPRFVLMLQRRKWDSSYCRKGRSQCTRIADEPVNLFSMFKGLTVLNARATSLNLLHEDTEMLGYSEKVGEAAQEGPVLISPMEIQAYKLELRP; from the exons ATGGCGTTCTCTTCTCGGCGTGGAGGATGGGCTCACTCTTTGCTTCCCTCTTCCAATTCCAAATCCAAGCTACCCagaaaggctcgcaagaggacCTTCCTCAAGGACTTCTTCTTGGCCAACTTTTTCACAATCGGCCTCTCGCTCTCCCTCATCTTCCTCCTCTTCATCACCTTCCGATACGGGGTCCCCAAGCCCCTGgccttcaaatcaagcaactctCGCCTGCCCAAGCTCAGAAAACAGGGTCCCAGGAAGCCCATTTCGCCGGAGGTCGCGGGTTCGGGGGCTGCGGTTGATATCACCACCAAGGATTTGTATGATAAGATCGAGTTCTTGGATAAGGATGGTGGGCCGTGGAAGCAAGGTTGGGTAGTGAATTACAAAGGGAACGAGTGGGATTCGGAGAAATTGAAGATTTTTGTGGTGCCGCATTCGCATAACGATCCGGGTTGGAAGCTCACGGTCGAAGAGTACTACGATCGGCAGTCGCGCCACATACTTGATACCATCGTCGAGACGCTTTCCAAG GATGCTCGCCGCAAGTTTATATGGGAAGAGATGTCTTATCTGGAGAGATGGTGGAGGGATGCCTCTGATACTAGAAAAGAAGCCTTCACTAATCTGGTCAAGAATGGGCAATTAGAAATTGTTGGAGGTGGATGGGTGATGAATGATGAG GCTAATTCGCATTATTTTGCCATAATTGAGCAG ATTACAGAGGGAAATATGTGGTTAAATGACACCATTGGGGTTGTTCCTAAAAATTCTTGGGCAATAGATCCATTTGGTTACTCTCCGACCATGGCTTATCTTCTTCGTCGCATGGGCTTTGAAAACATGCTTATCCAGAGGACCCACTATGAGCTGAAGAAAGAGCTTTCTTGGCACAAGAATTTGGAGTACATATGGCGTCAGAGCTGGGATGCTGAGGAATCCACAGACATTTTTGTCCATATGATGCCCTTCTATTCATATGATGTTCCACATACTTGTGGACCCGAGCCTGCTATCTGTTGTCAGTTTGACTTTGCTCGAATGCGTGGCTTTATGTATGAACTCTGTCCATGGGGGCAACATCCAGTAGAGACCAACCAGGAAAATGTGCAAGAGAGAGCACTGAAACTACTAGATCAATATAAGAAGAAATCAACACTATACCGGACAAATACACTGCTTGTTCCTCTGGGAGATGATTTTCGTTATATCAGCATCGATGAAGCAGAAGCTCAGTTTAGGAATTACCAGCtgttatttgattatattaattCTAATCCCAGTCTAAATGCAGAAGCAAAGTTTGGCACTTTGGAAGACTATTTCCATACACTACGGGAGGAGGCTGATAGAATAAATTATTCACGTCCTGGTGAGATTGGCTCTGGCCAGGTTGGAGGTTTTCCTTCACTCTCAGGTGACTTCTTTACATATGCTGATAGACAACATGACTATTGGAGTGGCTATTATGTATCAAGACCTTTCTTCAAGGCTGTTGATCGGGTTCTCGAGCAGACATTACGAGCTACAGAAATGCTGATAGCTTTATTGCTAGGACACTGCCATAGAGCTCAATGTGAAAGATTGCCAACTGGCTTTGCCTACAAGTTGACTGCAGCAAGAAGAAACTTAGCTCTTTTCCAGCATCATGATGGGGTAACTGGCACTGCTAAGGATCATGTGGTTGAGGATTATGGAACTAGGATGCATACATCTTTGCAGGACTTGCAAATTTTCATGTCTAAAGCTATTGAAGTACTGCTTGGAATCCGTCATGAAAAATCTGATCAGACCACAGCTCAGTTTGAGCCAGCACAGCTAAGATCCAAATATGATATCCAGCCAACTCACAGAGCAATCAGCCCTCCAGAAGGAAGTGCTCAGTCTGTGGTATTTTTTAATCCATTGGAGCAAACAAGGAATGAGGTTGTGATGGTTGTGGTTAATCGGCCAGATGTAACTGTTTTGGCTTCCAACTGGACATGTGTTAAAAGCCAAGTTTCCCCTGAGTGGCAACATGATAAAAGCAAGATTTTCACTGGGAGGCATCGTGTCCATTGGAAAGCTTCTGTTCCTGCCATGGGATTGGAAACATATTACATTGCTGTTGGATATGTTGGATGTGAGAAAGCCAAACAAGCAAAACTTAAATTTGCCACAAAGTCCAATCATTTGCCTTGCCCTGCACCATATGCTTGCTCAAAGTTAGAAGGTGACACAGCAGAAATCCAAAATCGGCATCAAACACTCACCTTTGATGTTAAGCTTGGTTTGTTGCAGAAAATAAGCCACAAGGATGGTTCGCAAAGTGTTGTGGGTGAAGACATAAGCATGTATTCTAGTTGGGGAAGTGGGGCTTATCTATTCAAGCCCACTGGTGATGCTCAGCCTATTATCAAAAGTGGTGGTCAAATGGTGATTTCTGAGGGCCCTCTGATGCAGGAAGTTTTTTCTTATCCAAAGACAACGGTAGAAAAGACCCCCATCTCTCACAGCACCCGCATATATAATGGAGAAAAGAATAGCATACAGGAATTTGTAGTTGAGAAGGAATATCATGTTGAGCTTATTGGTCAGGATTTCAATGACAAGGAATTGATAGTAAGATACAAGACAGACATTGATAACAAAAGGATCTTTTACTCTGATCTAAATGGCTTTCAAATGAGCAGGAGGGAAACCTATGATAAGATTCCTCTGCAGGGGAATTACTATCCAATGCCTTCTTTGGCATTCATGCAAGGATCCAATGGTCAACGGTTTTCTGTACATACCCGACAGTCATTGGGTGCAGCAAGCCTTAAAAATGGTTGGTTGGAGATTATGCTTGACCGCCGTTTATTGAGAGATGATGAACGTGGCCTTGGGCAAGGAGTAATGGATAACCGTCCGATGAATGTAGTTTTCCACATCCTAGTGGAATCCAACATTTCCTCCACTTCAAATCCAGTTTCCAACCCTCTTCCACTAGACCCCTCTCTTCTCTCTCATAGTGTAGGTGCTCATCTGAACTATCCCTTGCACGCATTCATTGCCAAGAAACCACAGGAAACAGCGGTGCAACAGCCATCAAGATCCTTCTCTCCTTTAACTGCTTCCTTACCATGTGACCTGCATGTTGTGACCTTCAAGGTCCCTCGGCCGTCAAAATACCCTCTGCAGCCCCCTGAAGACCCCAGATTTGTTCTGATGTTGCAAAGGCGAAAGTGGGATTCTTCCTACTGTAGAAAGGGCAGGTCACAATGCACACGCATAGCCGACGAGCCTGTAAATCTGTTCTCCATGTTCAAGGGGCTTACGGTGTTGAATGCCAGAGCAACTTCTCTAAACCTCTTGCATGAGGACACAGAGATGCTTGGGTACAGTGAAAAGGTTGGAGAAGCTGCTCAGGAGGGTCCAGTGCTTATCTCTCCCATGGAAATACAGGCTTACAAATTGGAACTGCGTCCCTAA